The Clavelina lepadiformis chromosome 1, kaClaLepa1.1, whole genome shotgun sequence genome segment TAGTAGTCAAAGATGAACTTTTAGGATTAAAGAAGTGATGAACGATATTCTCTTGCCAGATTACACCAATCACTTTATCACTGAAGCGATTTTCCTGTACAGAGGAAACCTGGGGaaaatgacaacaaaaacttttcgATGACTTGGTGACGTAATTTCCGTTTTGTTTGCTTACAATAGGAGATCACAGTCCAGCGAAACGTTTAGTTAGTTAAGGTATTCGAGTTTGAGTCAACTCACGAAAAACGAAAAGTTATCGTCCCCACGAAGTTATAAAGCAGCTATAGGCACAGAGCTCTtagtgaaaattttgaattaccTGCACATACAGTATGAGGATAGGCGTTGGTGATTTTATGAAAACCTTTGGATAAACCGATTACTATCGAAATACCTTAAGAgaacaaaagaaatttctgACTGGAAATGCTTTTAATTTCCTTTTTGTaccaatttgtttttgaaggATATCATAAAAAGgatattataaattttagtcaTATACATTGTAGAATAAATATGGTCGATACAGAAATTAGACTGTCAGTACATTTATTACGAGGCAAGTCATGCGACACCATCCAAGACGATCTTTTGAAAGTCAAAGAATTGTCTCACAAATTAGAGTTGTCCACAAAACGAAGATCAATCTTGCAATGGCAGAACGCCATGAAGGAACGACAATTGAACGGGTTACTTCCGTGAGTTTTAGGCATATAAGCTTTAGTTTTGAAACATTAGTTTTTGTATAGATAAATATAAGTTATATTTTCTGcgcaaaatgtaaatttatgtTGTTTGAAATAGGTTTTTGCAGTCTTTACTAGACAAGGACTTTTACCGTTATTAGCATACAAAAACGAAAAGAATAATAGTAGTGAGGGTATTGAAGTATTAATAACTCTGTTTGGTCATAGCATGACAAACAAATGTTGAAACACCATAAGATGGATTTTCCGAGTCAATTCACATCACGATGTTGACGCAATTTTCAACATACGGTACGCACAATCTTTATTATGAGTTTGGATGACCCCAAGTTTTTAATATCAATAGGGCACAGTTTGCGGAAGTCGGTGGCTTGGAAACAATACCGGAACACCATCGAAGCAAAGACAATGTGACTAGAAAAACCATTCAAATATCCGCTCCAGGaaatagttctaacgcttGCCCAGACGAGCTTCAAGAACTTCAAAGTAGAACAGATAGTGATGAAACTGGTGAAAGAGCCTCTAGTGAAAACAAATTATCGGAAAACGATTCTGCTGTCAACTCCGTTGTCAAATTAACGCCGCCTCAAAGAAGTAACCATTCAGGAGATGTACAAAATTCTTCAAGCGCTGATGTTTCATCTTCATCGAAAAAACAAACGATTTGTACAGACAAACAAGGTAACTATTTCACCAGTCCCTTCTTTTTCGCATGGCGATAAACCTGTAAAACTCATTACGTGTGCACTGCCACAGAGTTTCTTGTAATATCCTCCACTGAAATACTGAAATATGAAACTTGAAGTTTAATTTGCCACAGAGCCTGACGAAAAAGAGCGATACCGACGGATAAGTGAAGCCCTGTCTAATATACGAAAAGACCtcgtaagtttttttttacaaaactttgttattttgaaGTAGTTTGTAGCTTTCCATACTACGTGCGATTATGGTCTTTCAAAGATCCTTTTAAGTGCATGAACGCCCCAAGTCCAACAGTATctgaaaataaatgaaatggcTTTCCACTGTTCTTCACATTGTGTTGTTACTTTTATGCAGGTTTTGATGCGTCTGGAAGACCACAGAATCGCCAGGAAGTTATTGAACATCCGAGAAG includes the following:
- the LOC143455783 gene encoding uncharacterized protein LOC143455783; protein product: MLLISFLYQFVFEGYHKKDIINFSHIHCRINMVDTEIRLSVHLLRGKSCDTIQDDLLKVKELSHKLELSTKRRSILQWQNAMKERQLNGLLPAQFAEVGGLETIPEHHRSKDNVTRKTIQISAPGNSSNACPDELQELQSRTDSDETGERASSENKLSENDSAVNSVVKLTPPQRSNHSGDVQNSSSADVSSSSKKQTICTDKQEPDEKERYRRISEALSNIRKDLVLMRLEDHRIARKLLNIREELNRQKATEICNEHAAMLDDFSWQIEEEEELNEKLKVSDLSSALVRRSDSLLWSSSPLRHLGLSKRSMDFRRFSVI